The Primulina tabacum isolate GXHZ01 chromosome 10, ASM2559414v2, whole genome shotgun sequence region CATCTGTTCCAGTTGTTTCATACACTGTTCTCTAATCTGTTTAATTGGTAGCAACTCTTCTCTATCTTTTCCTGCATATTTGTTTCCACACAGAAACTGGtcatattatatacatcatgaCAAATGGACAGATTGGGTTAGGTTTCTTCGTGAAACAACATGAGTTTATGCCAAACACCATGGCCAAGAGGGACAGAGAAGAGACAGACTAAGGGATCGATTTTCCAGTTTCCGTTCTCCAGCCCAAAACTATCATTTATGCATCATGTACACATTAAAGTGACCGGCAGATTAGTGCAACTTGGAATTGAAAAGCTGCAGAAATGAGATTACGAAGGACTCTCTATTTCTAGTAAATCTTGTGCCTAGGCCCGTaaggaaattcaacttcaaaaagGCCATGAATGATTCACGACTAGGACAATATTAGGTCTAGTACTAGAGCCGATGAGAGAAGCATGCCAACAATGCAAGACGACCATTATCAGGGATTCTAGAAATCTCTCCAAGTATCTGTTCCCCTTCCTCCGTCGTTCGTTTTTTCCTGGAGCCTACCCAGctcgattttggaaaattacCTGATACAACTTAGCGGATAATAACACTAGCAGAAAGCACAGATTTTTCAACTTCACGCATGGTGAATTCCCTTGGAATTGCCTTTTGTGATATGTTGTTGGGCAAATAAACTAGAATTACTTGATgttcattaatttattttttctcaAATATCACTAGGCCGTCTCTTTCAACACATGCGTCCATGAATACTTATTGAACTAAAGTTGCAATGATGGAATGAAATTGCCATGCACGTGCAAAAGCAGGGCAACTCCATTGAGATGAGAGTGTTGTAGCAGATGTAAATCAAGAAACTAGAAAATCTTACCTGATCTGCCAGGCCAAAAGCACTTCATTAGCTCCTCTACACGCTGTGGAACAACATATGCTCTCTTGGATTCAGTAAATGGATGGCGACATAAAATTCGTTCACCCACCTGCATATCGAAAAGGATAAATCTATAATCCAACTTCTTTCAGGATAACTGACACAACTCCAAAcagatttttctttttttttttcaccaaACTACTTTTTACAACAACAGTTACCAGCACTAATGTTACTAATATTGTTAAACATTGACAAGAAATATAGAGAGTAaccataattttttaaaagaaaaggtgGAAATTTTGAAGAATAATACCTTTGGAGGCGGTTCATTTTCCTTTGTCATAATGTCGACAAGAGGGTAACCTTCTTTCCCATACAATCTGTAGCATCGTTTTTTGCATGGGATGGAGACCTGAAACCAAAGGATTGCGAAAAATTGTCCACAATAAAAGCATCACAAAATATCACATGAACCAATCAAACCTTTGAAATGTCTTCCGAAATTTTGATGCGAGGCTGGTTGTTTATTTCAACCAGCTTGAAAACAACACCAAGAGCAGGTTGAGCATAGCAAGTAACCAAATGAGTGCCAATTCCAAATAAATCAACTTCGTGACCCTGGGGAAAAGAGAAATATTGGAAAAGCGAAATATGTAAAAGCTCTACAAATTTTATTGTCGGTCTCCTTCACCTGTTTGTTTAAAGCATCTATAGTTTCTTCATTAAGATCATTACTGGCTGTGATTGtaacttttccaaaatttggCACTCTTAATTCCTTCTCGATGGCCTGAAAGATCAATCTAGATTCACGAGAAAGGTAGGCAAGATCACCAGAATCCAATCGGATACCTAGTGCCTTGTAtctacaaaaaaatttaaaaatgaaggTATTAAAATGAAAACAGATCCATGGCCTGATAAGCCCAGTAGTATTAGCTTGGGGGACTCCAACGAAATATTATCATTTAGATGTCCTGATCGGTCTGTCATCAAGGTGAACCCAAATGGAGACACAGTTCATTATACATGACTGCAGTCACAGAGTTAAAATACAGGAAAAAGGATTAGCCTCTTGGACGTACCCCAAATCATTTAGAGCAAGAGCAACTGCACAAAAATTAGGAATACCACTTTTCATAACCTGTTCAAAACATCGAATTGCTCAAAATAAACATCAATGTATGCAGAGAGAAAAAAGTGAAATGGAGATGGAAATTGCATGTTCCAataaaaaatccaaaatttaCATAATAAAAACCTCAAGGAGAAAGAACAAAAATACAGCGGATATAGGAGGAATTCCAAGAAAAACTGGTATTGATTATCGAATTTTCAAGTCACTTTATCTCATGATGTTCAATTTTGATTAAAATGTTTGCCGCTAAATTTGTATGGCAGAGGTCTCATAATACATCCGTTGGGTAGCCTTGAGTTGATGTCAAGTCAAATACAGCAGAGTGACCATCATTACTCATAAGAACTTCTGTAATAGTTGTAAAACTGATTTTTTTGCAACTTATTCATATGATAGAatcgttttttttttatgaaattaataCATAAATCAAACATTCAACAAGAATTGGGTGGTCCTAGTAAAATGCAAGCTCCTAACACAAAAAATTAATGCAACAGGTTTTGTTGCACAAATAGCCTGAATGGTTGTGGAGATACTTACATCATATGTGTCGACGAGGGCCACAAAGTTTTTGGGAAAGGCAAGCGCATATGAGGTGAAAGCAGCTAACTCACTTCGAtttgtttcaaaaaaaattccacCTAATATATGTGACCGCTGTACAAAGAAAACATCAAATCAGTGAACATAATAACTCAGCCTATAACCGATCCTCCACAGCTTGAGCTGTTAACTGAATTGAGTACAAGACAGTGTTATGGCCCCTCCGATACATAAAAGCGTGATGGATTTTTCAACAGTGAAACCTTGGAGGATACCTAAACTAAAATTCTGATTCCGTCCCCAAGATAAGTTATGGCATAATAAGCAACAATTGTACATGATATCTGTAACAACATTTCGAGACCAATTTTTCAGGATTTTTAACTCCCACAGTTCCAGCAGAGTAAATCAATCCCCAGGTGGCTGAAGCTGTATTGTATCAGCTTCATGCATGGTCAGAGAACTTACTTTCATGCCATGCCATACAATATTGATGGTAAGAGTCAAAATGTCACTTTGGGCGTGTTCATTATGAGCTTATTTGCACAGAGGTTATAAAGATTTAAAATCGTTTGGTGAAGATGGACAAGGTCAGTGGATCTATGAGTTTTTTCATATTAACAAAATGCAGAGAGGTAAAGACATGGACATGGACGCAGATTCAATATTgagtaaagaaaaaataaagcaTATAGCAAAGAAACAAGGAGAAATCCACTGCACCTTTAGTTTATTTAACCACGCTTGCGCTAAACTAACAAAATCTTGGACATACATTTGAGCCATCGTAGCTATGGAGTGATTTCTTGGAGATCTCATCAGGACTCTGCCGTTACTTGATTCAGTCAAATGACAGATGTAATTGTGCTAGGAGCACAGAGCCAAAACAAGTTTAAATAGCCATAACAGATTACCAATCTTTGAGGTGTAGATGAGGGTTCACAGAAAATGCATTTGCACGAGAAGATCTTTTAAAAAATGGCATAAAAAGCATTTTCTTTAAGTCAACAAAATGTAAGTGAATTATTTTCTCTATTACATTCGAATATTAAAGCAGTTTATGCTTTTATTATTCGAAAAAATTAATGTATGGTTTCTGTATCGAAATTGATTCTAAATGCACATGGCTCAGAGAAGAGTGAATTGCTAGAACGTGAGTGACACATAATACGATAAAACAAAGCTGCTCTTCCAAATATTGAGTATGATGCTTAGTATATTGCACAACCAAAGGAAAAATTGTTCCCATATTGTAAATAATCTGGAGTTAACTGTTTCCAGCCAAAACATGAACATTTAAGATGAGTATTTTAGGAATTACCAAAAAGGAGCTGACAAAGGCATGGGAAAGTGTTCCTCTGAGTGGGATTCCATATAATTTTCCAGCAGTAACATTGCTGTTAGAATGCAACAGCAAAAGTAGATTAGCATAATTAATGAGTTccagattttttttaaagaaaaaaggcTAAAAGGAGATGTGTTGATTAGTTTAACTAATTAGTTCATGACTATTGCATTTCTGTCTTAAGTTGATGAGAAGGATAGGTACATACTCCACATTTATGCAGTGAGTTTCGAATGGCTGGCTATGGAAGACTATTCAGTAGTAGATGATTCAAACTTAATCATTATGTTTCGGTGGCGCATTATTATTTGACGTATTCAGTAAGTTTATCTCGAGTCCAAGGTCAAGATGAAAACTTATTCCATAGCGTGAAAGATAACTTTTgccaaatatttttaacaaacaGCAAATTATAATGAATAAGAACAAATCACTAGATAGCATCAGATGTTCTGGTTGATATGTCGTGTTGattttcacaaacataattagtttgaacataaaaacaACAAGTATAACTCAGTGCCTCGGTGCAGGTTTCATTAATAGGTATAATACGCACCGCTAGATGCATTTATCACCTTGAATACATGATCAATGGATGCATATGAATGTTAATAATGGAAATATGAATCAATGTTTTAGTAAAAATCACCTTGTGGCATCAAATCCGCCCATGTAGCAATATTTTGATGCTCCTACGCCACCATCAGGACCCTGCATGAATGTGAGAACTACTAGCATTCCACACTATGACAAAGATCAGCACTTTGAAATGAAACAATTTGGACAATTAATGAAACCTGTGCCCGTCGCAGGCCATATTCAATGAGAAGTTTGGATTTCCCGGCAACAAAACGATGCCTTGCAGCATTTGTAGCAACTAAAGATGCATAGTTTATAAGATTTACAAGTGCGGTTTCGAGCAGTTGAACGACCTTGGAAGGTGAAGGTAATAGATTAGTTAGAAAATTAGGAAAAACCGAACTTGAGAAGATGCTGATTGATGCGATACTAGAATGAATCACAATGTAAATCGAATTTTCACTGAATaagattatttaaaaataattgccTAAAACTTACAGCAACAGGCCCTTCGATCCTCACCAACGGTATTTTTGGAAAAACAACAAATCCTTCCGAAACAGCGTATAGCTCCACATCGGAACAATCTATGTTTCGAAGGTAATCAAAGAATCCAACCTAAAGCAAAACAATGAAAGTCAGACACATCTATACGATAGAGATCATTAAGGAATGTGAGTTTGAATTATAAATTCCATTTCCTAACTAAAGGTCAGAATTTTAGAGAAAGTAAATAGTGATGGAACAGAAGATTCGTTACAACTAAAACTACATGATGCTATACAAAGGAACTTTATGTTGGAGAATCAACATAACATAATGTTACCAAATAGTTAAAACTCAGagataaattcaagaaaatcgtATACCTCACACGATGGAGGCAAGGATGATCGGATAAAAGAAATGTCATCCTCTGTAAATCTAAAGTTAGCAATTAACTTTATGCACTCTTCTAGGCCAGCAAAAACTGTATATTCACCGCCGAAAGGGTTTCTTCGGAAATACAGGTCAAACCTGAAGAAAAGAATTGATACGAATGAGAACTCTTTGAACACAAAAGAGAGCaaaattttgatcttttttTGGGGTTCTTTTCTATCGTGCAAACTCTTCTCAAGAGGTGTTTTTTTGTGATTTAGTAAATAGGAAAGATAAAATTACGAGAGTCTAAATTCAAGATGACAAAAACATATATAAGCATGAACTAAAAACAACACAAATCTGCCGGTTCTTCCACGTCAAATCTCACATATAGTTTTTACAAGAATAATGTTTCCATCTGAAGTTCACACTAGTCCGTCTCGATAAAATGAATTAGTCAATagcagaagaagaagaagagtaTTACACGGCACGTTCCTGGTGCTTGCCGGCTTTCCAGTAAGCGTAGGCCATGGTGAACTGATATAGATCCGTCAACAGAGGCGTCACCATTGGATTGGACGGCCAGTCGACGCCGCCGGCACGCTTGTTTTCCTCATTCGATCCATTCGCCACATACACGGCCGCCGCCGCCATTTTTTGTTACTATCAAGAATAATCCAAAAcaatcgagtatatatatatgctttcgACCGTTATAATCGAAGGGTTGTTGAATAACTGAATGAAAATACAATCATCAAAACATATATACAGAGAGACTGTTAGAAATACGAGGAACAACACGAACCGTACACGTCATAACCATTTATACTTTTTTATTTACAAGAGAGAACTTCGACACGTCAGTCGTGAAAGAAATATAGAGTGAGCGAAAAACTCAAGCTACATTGTtattaaattgaataaaaaatacaaaaaaaatatgtttatacAGCTAGGATAAATACAAAAAGAGTAAAATGATTAATCTAACCTTGAAAGCTAACTATGATATATTCTAACACGTCGTTCGAATATAtagaatatttgaatgtttgaTTAAttataagacaaaaacttgtgtgagacggtttcacggatcgtattttattagacggatatcttatttgggtcatccatgaaaagtattactttttatgctaagagtattattttttattgtgaatatcgatagggttgacccgtttcaaagataaagattcgtgagatcgtctcacaaaagatctaATCTAATTATAATGTGTTCAATTcattttatcattattttttgtGTGAGTATATTGCACTAGTACGACTAGTAAGATTTGTAGATTAGTACGTTAACCCGGAGATTGTCCGCCAAATGCAAACCGAACCATAACATTGCGGGTTGTAACATGATCTCTTATGTATA contains the following coding sequences:
- the LOC142506168 gene encoding LOW QUALITY PROTEIN: nicotinate phosphoribosyltransferase 2-like (The sequence of the model RefSeq protein was modified relative to this genomic sequence to represent the inferred CDS: deleted 1 base in 1 codon) — encoded protein: MAAAAVYVANGSNEENKRAGGVDWPSNPMVTPLLTDLYQFTMAYAYWKAGKHQERAVFDLYFRRNPFGGEYTVFAGLEECIKLIANFRFTEDDISFIRSSLPPSCEVGFFDYLRNIDCSDVELYAVSEGFVVFPKIPLVRIEGPVAVVQLLETALVNLINYASLVATNAARHRFVAGKSKLLIEYGLRRAQGPDGGVGASKYCYMGGFDATSNVTAGKLYGIPLRGTLSHAFVSSFLSPDEISKKSLHSYDGSNVCQDFVSLAQAWLNKLKRSHILGGIFFETNRSELAAFTSYALAFPKNFVALVDTYDVMKSGIPNFCAVALALNDLGYKALGIRLDSGDLAYLSRESRLIFQAIEKELRVPNFGKVTITASNDLNEETIDALNKQGHEVDLFGIGTHLVTCYAQPALGVVFKLVEINNQPRIKISEDISKVSIPCKKRCYRLYGKEGYPLVDIMTKENEPPPKVGERILCRHPFTESKRAYVVPQRVEELMKCFWPGRSGKDREELLPIKQIREQCMKQLEQMRPDHMRRLNPTPYKVSVSAKLYDFIHFLWLNEAPVGELQ